GGTAGTTTGCTTGGGCGTGGGTAGCAGTTATGGGGCATACTGGGACAACGGCATTTATAGGTGCACCAATGATTATGGTGCTAATCACGCTGTCGTATTAGTAGGTTACGACGAAACGCAAAACTACTGGATTGCCAAGAACAGTTGGGGGTCTGGCTGGAACGGCGATGGATATTTCAAAGTGGGTTGTGGGGAATGCTCAATTGAGAACTATGTCAGCTATAATACTGCGTCATCCGTTCTAACTCCTCCCCCCGCCCCAACCCTCGATTCTCCGACTGATGGAGCCATGGTAAACGGGAGTTCCATCGTGTTACAGTGGAATCCTTCTGGGGAAGCGAATCACTACTTTTTGATGGTAAGTATCGATCCTGATATAAGTGTCACGATAGGAAACACAGCAGTGAGGAAGTTCTACGGCGACATAGGCGATGTAACTCAATACCATGATACAGGCTATCCTATGGATGGTACTACCTATTACTGGTGGGTGTACGCTGGCAACGATGCCGGCTGGTGTTCTCAAGCTGATGTAATCGCAAATGGCAGCAGCTTTGTTAATGGAGCAAATCCCCCACCCACACCTACACCTACGCCTACGCCTACACCTACGCCAACCCCTACGCCGGCCACGTCCATAGCTATTGATTGTGCGAGCGCGCCAGTGGGTGAGACTGCCGATGTCGACATTACAATAGTTACTGACGACCCGGACGGCATAGGTTCAGCTACCATAACCCTTACCTATGATTGTTCCATTGTCAGTGTAGACGGTGTTTCAGGGGGAGAAATTGGCAACGTTTATTGGGGTACAGAGGGCTGCACTACTACCATAACAGCGGCAACCGGGGATACCCCCGGGCCAACAGGTGCCGTCTTGTTTGCGACAGTACATTTAAATGGGGAAGGCAGTTCTGGTGAGTGCTGCGACCTGGATATTGAAGTGTCATCGATGTATGACGGGACAGCAGGCGATCCACAGCAGATAACACCAAGCCCAGTTACCGATTGCACCTTCTGCATTTCTGGACTGGAGGGTGATGTTAATAACGATGGCGTTATTGACTCGGTAGACTTCCAGTTATTGGCCCAGCATTTGGTAGGAACTATAACGCTCAGTGGCGATTATTTACTCGCTGCCGACGTTAATTGCGACGGTGAAGTTGACTCAGCAGACATGCAGCTAATAGCACAATACCTGGTTGGGACTATTGACTAATTTGCTTATGTGCTGTATAATCTCTTAATTTAAATTCTTTTAGGTAGAGGAGGCTGTATACGGGGTATTCTACAAATGCTACACGTAGGAGTTGCAAAATAGCTATATTAAGGTAAGAAGGAGGAAGATATGACTATAGTGACTAGGAAAGGACTCTCGGTGGTTTTAGCGTTGGTGCTTGCCTTGCTGCTGATGGCTACACCGGCGGCGCTGGCCGACCCCGGCACATCCGTAGCAATTAATGATGGTTTAGATGTACCGGTGGGGGGTAACAGGAATGTTGACATTATGATAACTACCGACGACCCACAGGGCATAGGCTCAGCTACCATAACACTTACCGTTGATACCTCCGTTGTCAGTGTAAGCGGTGTGACTGCTGGAGCCCTCGGCGCTATTACACATAATACGGCGGGCAGCACCACGACAATAGTCTCATGGACAGGGAGTTTCCCAGGGCCAACAGGCACCTTCACATTTTGCACCGTGACACTACATGCAGAAGGCGGTGAAGGAGAGTGCAGTGTCCTGGGTATTGAGGTTACATCTATGTATGATGGGACGCTAGGCGATCCACAGGAGATAACTCCAAGTCCAGTCGTCGATGGCACATTTTGCATCCATGAGGGGGGTGTGGGCACCTCGGCAGCTATTGAGTGCGGCAATGCACAAGAGGGTGGCAGCGATACAGTTGACATTACCGTAACTACCAGCGACCCGGCCGGCATAGGTTCAGCTACCATAACGCTTACCGTTGATACGGCTGTTGTTACCGTAGGCAACATAGCCGCTGGAGCCCTCGGCACTGTTTTCTCGAATACGGTGGGTAGCACCACTACCATGTCAGCGGCCACAGGGTCTTCACCAGGTCCAATCGGCACTTTCACATTTGCCACCGTGACCTTAAATGCGGTAGGCAATTCTGGGGACAGCAGCGCTCTGAATATCGAGGTGACAACGATGTATGACGGGACGGCGGGCGACCCTCAGCTCATACACCCAAGCCCGGTGACCGATTGCATCTTCACTATTGGCGGCAGACAGAAAGGCGATGTTAATGACGATGATGCCATTAACTCGGCAGACATGCAGCTAGTAGCCCAGCATATAGTGCATACGACAACACTGACTGGCGATGCTTTCACCGCCGCTGACGTTAATTGCAGTGGCACAGTTGATTCAGCAGACATGCAGTTAATAGCACAATACCTGGTTGGAACCATTACCGATTTTCCCTGCTGAATATATATGTACTAAGAACGGAGATCAGGCTTGCGGCAAGCTAATGTCGCTATCAATCTGAGAAATCCCTTGCCGCAGGCAACTCTCCTGGGTGCCTTGCTAGCGGATGCTCGCTAGCCTGTTTCATGAAGAAAAAGCCTGGATAAATGCCCTCCCTGGTACTTCCTCGCGGAAATCCGTGTCACTACTTGATTACCCCATTAGGAGTGTGTGCCAGGTTTGGGGAATCGCATTCTTTAACAAGGTGATGAGAGGTTTACTTCTGTAACCGAGTACCAGGTTGCCAAAATCGCTATCATAATGACACGATGTCTCCACTATCGGGCTTAAGTTAAGCTTTCCAATAGGCCCAGTTCCCGGTTATCATTGCCACGAAAATATAGCCCTGATATGCACCATTTTCATAACTCGACGGTGCCGCTGGCGAGCGGCGTGTTGGATCGTAGCAAAAAGGTCGTGTTTATAGAGCAAGCCCTCATGGCCTGACTCTGTAAATACTTAGTAAAAATACCCTCATTCTGCATCCACGCAAAGCAACTCCTCGAATCCTCCTCGGCGCTAACGGCCCCCGCCGCATTGAGTGCTTGACAGGTAGCGAATGTTTGTAACATAATCCGAAGTGACTGACCATTATTCAACACATCCTCGTGGGATGTTTCCCGCTTTGCATAATTGGTGGGTCAAGAGAAAAACCACGCAGTGAAAATGAAGCACAGTGAATAGGAAGCGGTTTCTCTATATTATGGCATCTCTCACCTTCACTTGTGCCTTTATGGCAGCAGCGATTCCACCGTGCGTTAGCGAATCTGGAGCTTCTCCAACGACGACCTATGTGACCACTATGATTTCACCTGGTGAGTCTGATATTCGTATCGACCCCCATCGCATAAACCTCGTTGATAGGCCGTTAAACGTATACACTACTGGCACATCCACAGCATCAAGTAACTCCGAGCCCTGTGTCATCTGTTCAACCTGTCCAGGAAGTAGTCTCACACCTACGAAACCGCCAGATACCAAGACAAGTGAACTCGATGAAACACCATGCGGGCACAATGGAGCTGAAAATATTGGCATGGGTAACCCTGCAGCAGTGTACTGCAATGAGATGGGCTATGAATACAAAGTGGTGAAAACCGAAGATGGAGAAAAAGGCATAGTCACGCTGCCAGATGGAAGTGAATGCGATGCCTGGGCCTTCTATGGTGGTGAGTGCGGAACGGAGTTTTCCTACTGTGCCAAAATGGGCTGGCCGGTTGCGGCAGAAGGGAAAAGCGACCCCATTGCCACAAAGTGCACCACATGCGTGCTGCCCGACGGTTCTCACCAAACGGTTCGGGAACTCCTTAATTTGAGCGAGAAGTGCAGACCAGGAGTGGAAAGCTTGAGCGATGCTGTCCCCGATGAGGGATACATCAGCGATACCTCGGAAAGTGGGTCGATTCCTCCTGACCACTTCGACTGGAGAGACGAAGACGGTGAAAACTGGATGACTCCGGTTAGAGACCAGGCTGGTTGTAGTAGTTGCTGGGCATTTTCGGCAGTGGGCGTAGTGGAGCCGCTGTACAATATTTTCTATGATGAGCCCAATTTAGATTTAGACCTCTCAGAGCAATACCTGGTATCGGATTGCTGCACAGCCTGCGGGGACTGCGTTGGCGGATCGAATGCGCGTGCGCTTAGATTCATCAGGGATGAGGGAATAACAGATGAGGCCTGCTTCCCCTATAGCGCACTTAATGGTCCCTGTTCCGATAGATGCGCCGACTGGAGTAGCAGGCTAAAGGGGATACATGAGACGGAATATGTTCAGGGAGATACGCAAACAATAAAAGAGCACCTGATCGAAAGGGGACCCCTCGCCGCCTCCATGGGCATTGGTGAGGAGGCCGGGGGATACTTCGAAAGCGGCATTTATAGATGCACCGATGATTCTCTGACTAATCACAGTGTGGTAATAGCTGGCTACGATGAAACGGAG
The nucleotide sequence above comes from Dehalococcoidia bacterium. Encoded proteins:
- a CDS encoding dockerin type I domain-containing protein, with translation VVCLGVGSSYGAYWDNGIYRCTNDYGANHAVVLVGYDETQNYWIAKNSWGSGWNGDGYFKVGCGECSIENYVSYNTASSVLTPPPAPTLDSPTDGAMVNGSSIVLQWNPSGEANHYFLMVSIDPDISVTIGNTAVRKFYGDIGDVTQYHDTGYPMDGTTYYWWVYAGNDAGWCSQADVIANGSSFVNGANPPPTPTPTPTPTPTPTPTPATSIAIDCASAPVGETADVDITIVTDDPDGIGSATITLTYDCSIVSVDGVSGGEIGNVYWGTEGCTTTITAATGDTPGPTGAVLFATVHLNGEGSSGECCDLDIEVSSMYDGTAGDPQQITPSPVTDCTFCISGLEGDVNNDGVIDSVDFQLLAQHLVGTITLSGDYLLAADVNCDGEVDSADMQLIAQYLVGTID
- a CDS encoding dockerin type I repeat-containing protein; protein product: MTIVTRKGLSVVLALVLALLLMATPAALADPGTSVAINDGLDVPVGGNRNVDIMITTDDPQGIGSATITLTVDTSVVSVSGVTAGALGAITHNTAGSTTTIVSWTGSFPGPTGTFTFCTVTLHAEGGEGECSVLGIEVTSMYDGTLGDPQEITPSPVVDGTFCIHEGGVGTSAAIECGNAQEGGSDTVDITVTTSDPAGIGSATITLTVDTAVVTVGNIAAGALGTVFSNTVGSTTTMSAATGSSPGPIGTFTFATVTLNAVGNSGDSSALNIEVTTMYDGTAGDPQLIHPSPVTDCIFTIGGRQKGDVNDDDAINSADMQLVAQHIVHTTTLTGDAFTAADVNCSGTVDSADMQLIAQYLVGTITDFPC